One Synechococcus sp. CC9605 genomic window carries:
- a CDS encoding queuosine precursor transporter, whose translation MDSNLQARRDGVFLVLAGLFLGTLGMLNILGLTRFLQLGSIGSWPIVVAVGALPYPITFLCTDLISELWGEQKANQVVWVGLLLNGWVLLILWLGGVLPSMSGSDDSTFRTIQQLSFGSVGASMVAYLTAQFVDVRLFHFWKQLTKGKALWLRNNGSTLVSQLVDTSAVVLISHYGAHVLPVQPERPVLPQLISFIGSGYLFKVLAALTDTLPFIWLTGWLREWLDMPVEGGEVTTEATSSMQ comes from the coding sequence GTGGACAGCAACCTCCAGGCACGGCGTGATGGGGTGTTTCTGGTGCTGGCGGGACTGTTTCTCGGGACCCTGGGCATGCTCAACATCCTGGGGCTGACTCGCTTCCTTCAGCTGGGCAGCATTGGCAGCTGGCCGATCGTGGTGGCCGTTGGCGCACTGCCCTACCCGATCACGTTCCTCTGCACTGATCTGATCAGCGAACTCTGGGGAGAACAGAAAGCGAATCAGGTGGTGTGGGTCGGGCTGCTGCTCAACGGCTGGGTGCTGCTGATCCTCTGGCTGGGGGGCGTTCTGCCGAGCATGAGCGGCAGTGATGACAGCACTTTTCGCACGATTCAGCAGCTCAGTTTCGGTTCTGTTGGAGCCTCGATGGTTGCCTATCTCACGGCGCAGTTCGTGGACGTGCGGCTGTTCCATTTCTGGAAACAGCTCACAAAAGGCAAAGCGCTCTGGCTGCGCAACAACGGCTCCACCCTGGTGAGCCAGTTGGTGGACACCAGTGCAGTGGTGCTGATCAGCCACTACGGCGCCCATGTGCTTCCTGTGCAGCCGGAACGGCCCGTGTTGCCGCAGCTGATCAGCTTCATCGGCAGCGGCTATCTGTTCAAGGTGCTAGCGGCGTTAACCGACACGCTTCCCTTCATCTGGCTCACGGGATGGCTGAGGGAGTGGCTGGACATGCCTGTGGAAGGAGGCGAAGTCACAACAGAAGCCACGTCATCGATGCAATAA
- a CDS encoding DNA-3-methyladenine glycosylase: protein MAANRQPVIDFVSLPLNFFARPAQIVGPDLVGCRLVKRQDDGSLLWGVIVETEAYSQDDPACHGYRRRSPQNETLFGEPGRFYVYVSYGIHHCVNVVTDRGDWANGVLLRAVALPDEPERIAAGPGLLARRFGLDRRDDSRPVTGEHDVWMAPRSDTFASQDLVTTTRIGISQGAAIPWRWYLQSSRSVSRRARGDRTPPKAQCWSPSLELSS from the coding sequence GTGGCCGCCAATCGGCAGCCTGTCATCGATTTCGTTTCGCTTCCGCTCAACTTTTTTGCCCGTCCTGCCCAGATCGTGGGCCCTGATCTGGTGGGATGCAGGTTGGTGAAGCGCCAAGACGACGGCAGCCTGCTCTGGGGCGTGATCGTGGAAACAGAGGCCTATTCCCAGGACGATCCCGCCTGTCATGGCTACCGCCGCCGCTCACCGCAAAACGAAACCCTGTTCGGCGAGCCAGGGCGGTTTTATGTGTATGTCAGCTATGGCATCCACCACTGCGTGAACGTCGTCACCGATCGGGGCGACTGGGCCAATGGTGTGTTGCTGCGTGCCGTGGCTCTTCCCGATGAACCGGAGCGGATTGCGGCAGGGCCAGGACTGCTGGCCCGTCGTTTCGGGCTTGATCGCCGTGATGACAGCCGTCCGGTGACGGGCGAACATGACGTGTGGATGGCCCCAAGGTCAGACACGTTTGCCAGCCAGGATCTTGTGACAACAACGCGGATCGGCATCTCTCAGGGCGCTGCAATCCCATGGCGCTGGTATCTGCAGAGCAGTCGCAGTGTCAGCAGGCGTGCTCGGGGTGATCGCACGCCGCCCAAGGCACAGTGCTGGTCGCCATCGCTGGAGCTGTCGTCATGA